One stretch of Agelaius phoeniceus isolate bAgePho1 chromosome 15, bAgePho1.hap1, whole genome shotgun sequence DNA includes these proteins:
- the STC2 gene encoding stanniocalcin-2, which yields MCAELGGKLLLAPALLLALLLASARAAAGTEATHPPEGPQDRTPQQKGRLSLQNTAEIQHCLVNAGDVGCGVFECFENNSCEIRGLHEICMTFLHNAGKFDAQGKSFIKDALKCKAHALRHKFSCISRKCPAIKEMVFQLQRECYLKHDLCSAAKENVQVIVEMIHFKDLLQHEPYVDLVNILLTCGEEVKKAITRSVQAQCEQNWGSLCSILSFCTSAVHGDAVLGADRKVGEGSRAGAGRGDMVAHADPEHRESPRAAKAERGTKGHSNARVKAGGHGPKGAHGILDRTDELSDFADIRR from the exons ATGTGCGCGGAGCTCGGcggaaagctgctgctggccccggcgctgctgctggccctgctgctggccagcgCCCGGGCGGCCGCGGGCACTGAGGCCACGCACCCGCCAGAGGGGCCGCAGGACAGGACCCCGCAGCAGAAGGGGCGCCTGTCCCTGCAGAACACAG CTGAaatccagcactgcctggtCAATGCTGGCGATGTGGGATGTGGAGTGTTTGAATGCTTTGAGAACAATTCCTGCGAGATCCGAGGCTTACACGAGATCTGCATGACATTCCTGCACAACGCTGGAAAATTCGATGCCCAG gGAAAATCCTTCATTAAAGACGCTCTGAAGTGTAAGGCTCATGCCTTGAGGCATAAATTCAGCTGCATCAGCCGTAAGTGCCCTGCCATTAAAGAGATGGTGTTCCAGTTACAGCGGGAGTGCTACCTGAAGCAtgacctctgctctgctgccaaggAGAACGTCCAGGTCATTGTGGAGATGATTCACTTCAAAGACCTGCTGCAGCACGA GCCTTATGTTGACCTAGTGAACATCCTGCTCACCTGCGGCGAGGAGGTGAAAAAGGCAATAACGAGGAGCGTCCAGGCCCAGTGTGAACAGAACTGGGGAAGCCTCTGCTCCATCCTGAGCTTCTGCACCTCGGCCGTGCACGGGGACGCCGTCCTGGGAGCCGACAGGAAGGTGGGGGAAGGCAGCAGGGCCGGTGCTGGCCGTGGGGACATGGTGGCCCACGCTGACCCCgagcacagggagagcccaCGAGCAGCCAAGGCAGAGAGAGGTACCAAGGGCCACTCCAACGCCCGGGTCAAAGCTGGGGGCCACGGTCCCAAAGGGGCCCACGGGATCCTGGACCGGACAGACGAACTGTCCGACTTCGCCGACATCCGGAGGTGA